The Bacteroides acidifaciens genome includes a region encoding these proteins:
- a CDS encoding IS256 family transposase, with product MDIPKEFLSKEFLSQFKTGEDVTAFMKELHTRVYEQMLEAEMDNHLGYEKHSNQGDHSGNSRNGSYRKQIQTEMGKSVIQVPRDRKGEFEPIVVPKHQSRGLSIERLVISLYAKGMSVADIESEMQEIYGINLSTSAISIITNKVSQAATEWQNRPLDSLYMIVWMDGIVFKVRENGKVINKTVYLCVGLNKEGLKEVLGMWIGKNESAAFWMGVLTDLKARGVEDILITVTDNLNGFTETIKSVFPASTTQICVVHQIRNSCRYVVWKEKKEFTADLKNIYNAPTKEAAEMELDNFEQKWGAKYPYAIRSWRNNWEELTVFFDFPVEIRKIIYTTNLIENLNGKIRKYTKNKLSFPNDDALKKSVYLAINEIEKKWYQPIWNWALIFNQFITIFENRIQV from the coding sequence ATGGACATTCCTAAAGAATTTTTAAGTAAAGAGTTTCTGTCCCAGTTTAAGACAGGCGAAGATGTGACTGCTTTCATGAAAGAGCTTCATACTCGTGTTTATGAACAAATGCTGGAAGCAGAGATGGATAACCATTTAGGTTATGAAAAACACTCCAATCAAGGCGATCATAGTGGCAACTCCCGCAATGGTAGTTATAGGAAGCAGATTCAAACCGAGATGGGTAAATCTGTTATTCAGGTTCCTCGTGATCGGAAAGGAGAATTTGAGCCTATTGTTGTTCCCAAGCATCAATCCCGCGGCTTATCAATCGAGCGTCTTGTCATCTCTCTTTATGCCAAAGGTATGAGCGTCGCTGATATTGAGTCGGAAATGCAGGAAATATACGGCATTAACCTTTCCACCTCCGCTATCTCCATTATCACCAATAAAGTTAGCCAGGCTGCAACAGAGTGGCAGAATCGTCCTTTGGACAGTTTATATATGATTGTCTGGATGGATGGTATCGTATTCAAAGTCAGAGAAAACGGCAAAGTGATCAACAAGACTGTTTACCTATGTGTAGGTCTGAATAAGGAAGGTTTGAAAGAAGTATTGGGTATGTGGATTGGCAAAAATGAGAGTGCCGCTTTCTGGATGGGCGTTTTAACGGATCTCAAAGCCCGTGGTGTAGAAGACATTCTGATTACAGTTACTGATAACCTGAATGGATTTACGGAAACCATCAAGAGTGTATTTCCTGCCTCTACTACTCAAATATGTGTGGTACACCAAATTAGAAACTCCTGTCGCTATGTCGTCTGGAAAGAAAAAAAGGAATTCACTGCCGATTTAAAGAACATCTATAATGCACCTACTAAAGAAGCAGCTGAGATGGAGTTGGATAACTTTGAGCAAAAATGGGGTGCTAAATATCCATATGCGATACGCTCATGGAGAAATAATTGGGAAGAACTGACCGTGTTCTTTGATTTCCCCGTCGAGATTAGAAAGATTATCTATACCACTAATCTTATTGAAAATCTAAATGGGAAAATTAGAAAGTACACCAAAAATAAGCTATCATTTCCAAATGATGATGCACTGAAAAAATCTGTCTATTTGGCCATTAACGAAATTGAAAAGAAATGGTACCAACCTATTTGGAATTGGGCATTGATATTTAACCAATTTATTACTATATTTGAAAACAGGATTCAAGTATAA
- a CDS encoding AraC family transcriptional regulator, translating to MEDTAIPYELPEVENHSFFFIDQRVTTSIEAKLHRHDAWELYYVVHGYGKRMAGDTLQPFAAGDVALIPPSMLHRWEYSPDSADDEGYVRYLMVAFSHSLVERCMAVFPELRNRLTGITFPTNALKFGTRSSQTIRRILSQMNDMDELGRLCEMFRLLPVIFTSSDHTFAGKPMSIERDVRRMQQICTYVMAHYIHTISLDDIAAEVGMNRSAFCSYFKRCKGITFSQYVTQYRLNTACELLKHSQKQVSEICFTVGFNDLPHFVRVFTNTLGMSPSKYRKQFQ from the coding sequence ATGGAAGATACCGCCATTCCTTATGAATTGCCCGAAGTAGAGAATCACTCTTTTTTCTTTATAGACCAACGAGTGACAACAAGCATCGAAGCCAAACTGCACCGGCATGATGCATGGGAGTTGTATTATGTTGTCCATGGATATGGCAAACGAATGGCAGGCGACACATTACAACCTTTCGCAGCAGGCGACGTGGCGTTAATACCACCGTCCATGCTACACCGCTGGGAATATTCGCCAGATTCGGCAGACGATGAGGGGTATGTCCGTTATTTAATGGTAGCTTTCAGTCATTCGCTTGTAGAACGGTGTATGGCAGTATTTCCCGAACTGCGTAATCGTCTGACAGGCATTACATTCCCGACGAACGCACTGAAATTCGGTACTAGAAGTTCACAAACCATTCGCCGGATATTGTCACAGATGAACGATATGGACGAGTTGGGACGCCTATGCGAAATGTTTCGTCTGCTACCTGTCATATTTACTTCATCCGACCATACCTTTGCCGGAAAGCCCATGAGTATTGAACGTGACGTGAGACGTATGCAGCAAATTTGTACTTATGTAATGGCTCACTATATCCATACTATATCTTTGGATGATATTGCCGCAGAAGTAGGCATGAACCGCTCTGCTTTCTGTTCCTATTTCAAACGCTGCAAAGGAATAACCTTCTCGCAGTATGTAACCCAATACCGCTTAAATACAGCCTGCGAACTTCTGAAACATTCACAGAAACAAGTATCCGAAATTTGTTTTACGGTCGGTTTTAATGATTTACCTCATTTCGTCCGAGTTTTCACAAATACCTTGGGAATGTCTCCGTCCAAATACAGAAAACAATTTCAATAG
- a CDS encoding SIMPL domain-containing protein, producing MKKVFLLAFALFAWNILANAQESDKRYVEVTGSSEIEVVPEEIHFLIQIKEYWEEEYTGKSKKEEDFRTKVPLAMIEKDLRKSLRKIGISDEAIRTQEVGEYWRQRGKEFLIGKQLDIRLTDFEQINSIIRSVNTWGIESMRIGELKHRDLPMYRKQGKIEALKAAREKASYLVEAMGQQLGEVIRIVEPADNNISRYIPFQAQSNVSMGTAATEQYRVIKLRYEMTARFAIK from the coding sequence ATGAAAAAAGTATTTTTATTGGCTTTTGCCTTGTTCGCATGGAATATCCTTGCCAATGCTCAGGAAAGTGACAAAAGATATGTTGAAGTGACCGGTTCTTCGGAGATAGAAGTCGTCCCGGAAGAAATACACTTTCTGATTCAGATAAAGGAATATTGGGAAGAAGAATATACGGGTAAATCGAAGAAAGAGGAAGACTTCCGGACGAAAGTGCCGTTGGCTATGATAGAGAAAGATTTGCGTAAAAGTTTGCGTAAAATAGGAATATCGGATGAGGCTATCCGTACGCAGGAAGTAGGGGAGTATTGGCGTCAGAGAGGGAAGGAATTCCTGATAGGCAAGCAACTGGATATCCGTCTTACGGATTTCGAGCAAATCAATTCCATTATCCGTTCTGTCAATACATGGGGAATTGAATCAATGCGTATCGGCGAACTAAAACATAGGGATTTGCCTATGTACAGGAAGCAGGGAAAGATTGAAGCACTGAAAGCAGCCCGTGAGAAGGCATCCTATCTGGTGGAAGCAATGGGACAGCAATTGGGTGAAGTCATTCGTATCGTTGAACCTGCCGATAACAACATAAGCCGTTATATTCCTTTCCAGGCACAGAGCAATGTCAGCATGGGGACGGCAGCTACCGAACAGTACCGTGTCATCAAGCTGAGATATGAAATGACCGCCCGTTTTGCCATAAAATAA
- a CDS encoding putative quinol monooxygenase — translation MIRLNVFVRVSETNREKAIEAAKDLTACSLKEEGCIAYDTFESSTRHDVFMICETWQNAEVLAAHEKSPHFGKYVGIIQELAEMKLEKFEF, via the coding sequence ATGATTAGATTGAATGTTTTCGTCCGCGTAAGCGAGACAAACCGCGAAAAAGCGATTGAAGCAGCTAAAGATCTGACTGCTTGCTCTTTGAAGGAAGAAGGATGCATTGCTTATGATACTTTCGAAAGCAGTACCCGTCACGACGTTTTCATGATTTGTGAAACATGGCAGAATGCCGAGGTATTAGCAGCTCACGAGAAGTCTCCGCACTTCGGCAAATATGTAGGTATCATTCAGGAATTAGCTGAAATGAAACTGGAAAAGTTCGAATTCTAA
- a CDS encoding ATP-binding protein, whose product MARITIPYAVADFIDLRERGFYYVDKTDYISKLEDYNAPVFLRPRRFGKSLLVSTLACYYDRTKAHRFEELFGGTWIGSHPTKEHNRYMIIRYDFSKMVMADNIEGLAQNFNDLNCSPVEIMVEHNRDLFGDFQFLNRGDASKMLEEVLGFARSHEFPKVYILIDEYDNFTNQLLTAYNDPLYEEVTTNDSFLRTFFKVIKAGIGEGSVRTCFCTGVLPVTMDDLTSGYNIAEILTLEPNFLNMLGFTYEETETYLRYVLDKYSTGQERFDEIWQLIVSNYDGYRFRPNGDRLFNATILTYFFKKFAANAGSIPDELVDENLRTDINWIRRLTLSLDNAKAMLDALVIDDELPYNVADLASKFNKKKFFDKEFYPISLFYLGMTTLKDKFVTTLPNMTMRSVYMDYYNQLNKIEGNAQRYVPVYRKYDSNRSLEPLVQNYFEQYLGQFPAQVFDKINENFIRCSFYELVSRYLSSCYTFAIEQNNSVGRSDFEMTGIPSTDYYTDDRVVEFKYYRAKEAEKMLALTEPLPEHVEQVKRYGEDTKRKFPYYNVRTYVVYICANKGWKCWEV is encoded by the coding sequence ATGGCAAGAATAACTATTCCTTATGCAGTGGCGGATTTCATAGATTTGCGTGAACGTGGATTCTATTATGTAGATAAAACAGATTATATTTCGAAGTTAGAGGATTATAATGCCCCTGTGTTTCTCCGTCCCCGCCGTTTTGGAAAAAGCCTGTTGGTTTCTACTTTGGCTTGCTATTATGACCGTACCAAAGCGCATCGGTTTGAAGAATTGTTTGGGGGAACTTGGATTGGTAGTCATCCGACAAAGGAACATAATCGTTATATGATTATTCGCTATGATTTTTCAAAAATGGTGATGGCGGATAACATTGAAGGATTAGCGCAGAACTTTAATGATTTGAATTGCTCTCCTGTGGAGATTATGGTAGAGCATAATCGGGATTTATTTGGTGATTTTCAATTTCTCAATCGGGGAGATGCATCCAAAATGTTGGAAGAGGTTCTTGGTTTTGCCCGTTCTCACGAATTTCCTAAAGTCTATATATTAATTGATGAATATGATAATTTCACGAATCAACTGCTGACTGCATATAATGATCCGCTTTATGAAGAAGTGACGACGAATGACAGTTTCCTGCGTACTTTCTTTAAGGTGATAAAAGCTGGTATAGGTGAGGGGAGTGTCCGTACTTGTTTCTGTACAGGTGTGTTGCCTGTCACAATGGATGATTTGACCAGTGGATATAATATTGCTGAGATATTGACTCTTGAACCTAATTTCCTGAATATGCTCGGGTTTACATACGAAGAGACAGAAACATACTTGCGTTATGTACTTGATAAATATTCTACAGGACAGGAGCGTTTTGATGAAATCTGGCAGCTAATTGTGAGCAACTACGATGGTTATCGTTTCCGTCCTAATGGTGACCGGTTGTTCAATGCTACTATCCTTACTTATTTCTTCAAGAAATTTGCAGCCAATGCCGGCAGTATTCCTGATGAATTGGTAGATGAAAACTTGCGTACCGATATTAATTGGATTCGTCGGCTCACCCTTTCACTGGATAATGCAAAAGCAATGTTGGATGCGTTGGTTATTGATGATGAGCTGCCTTATAATGTAGCCGACCTTGCCAGTAAATTCAATAAGAAAAAGTTCTTTGATAAGGAGTTTTATCCCATTAGCTTGTTTTATTTGGGAATGACAACGTTGAAAGATAAATTCGTGACAACATTGCCTAATATGACGATGCGTAGTGTGTACATGGACTACTATAATCAGTTGAACAAGATAGAAGGTAATGCGCAGCGCTATGTTCCTGTATATCGGAAGTATGATTCCAATCGAAGTTTGGAACCACTGGTACAAAACTATTTCGAGCAATACTTAGGACAATTCCCGGCACAGGTATTTGATAAAATCAATGAGAACTTCATCCGATGTTCATTCTATGAGCTTGTGTCACGGTATTTGAGTAGCTGTTATACGTTTGCTATTGAACAGAATAACTCCGTAGGACGTTCGGATTTTGAAATGACAGGTATTCCCAGTACGGATTATTATACAGATGACCGTGTCGTAGAATTCAAATATTATCGTGCAAAAGAAGCGGAAAAGATGCTTGCACTTACCGAACCTCTTCCCGAACATGTGGAGCAGGTGAAAAGATATGGTGAAGATACGAAAAGAAAGTTTCCATATTATAATGTACGTACGTATGTAGTATACATTTGCGCCAATAAAGGATGGAAATGCTGGGAAGTGTAA
- a CDS encoding S41 family peptidase: MKKLITSLALALTALSGYAITPLWMRDARISPDGTEIVFCYKGDIYKVPAQGGTAVQLTTQASYEANPVWSPDGKQIAFASDRNGNFDLFIMPADGGTAQRLTYHSASEIPSAFTPDGKYVLFSASIQDPAGSALFPTGAMTELYKVPVGGGRIEQVLATPAEWVCFDKSGKNFLYQDRKGFEDEWRKHHTSSITRDIWLYDTQSGKHTNLTNREGEDRNPVYAPDGNSVYFLSERNGGSFNVYNFSLNTPQEVKAVTTFRTHPVRFLSISDKGTLCYTYDGELYTQEANARPKKVNVELVRDDEKEIASLKFSQGATSASVSPDGKQVAFVVRGDVFVTSTDYTTTKQITNTPGKEAAVSFAPDNRTLVYASERTGNWQLYTAKIARKEEANFPNATLIEEEVLLPSKTVERAYPQYSPDGKELAFIEDRKRLMVLDLKTKKVRQVTDGSTWYNTGGGFDYEWSPDGKWFTLEFIGNRHDPYSDVGIVSAQGGEITNLTNSGYISGAPRWVLDGNAILFQTERYGMRAHASWGSQQDVMLVFLNQDAYDRYRLSKEDFELLKELEKEQKKAKEKEGDKKKDGNKSKKDEADEDKSSEDKTDKKDIVVELNGIEDRIVRLTPNSSDLGSAILSKDGENLYYFSAIEGGYDLWKMNLREKDTKRLHKLNTGWASLMLDKKGDIFLLGSRIMQKMDAKSDALKSISYQAEMKMNLAAEREAMFDHVYKQHQKRFYNLNMHGVNWDAMTDAYRKFLPHIDNNYDFAELLSEWLGELNVSHTGGRYSPRGGGDVTSNLGLLFDWDYQGKGMKIAEIVEKGPFDHSRTKVKAGCIIEKINGEELAPDKDITAVLNNKAGKKTLVSLYNPQNKERWEEVVMPITSGKLNGLLYKRWVKQRAADVEKWSKGRLGYVHIQSMGDDSFRTVYSDILGKYNNCEGIVIDTRFNGGGRLHEDIEVLFSGQKYFTQVVRGREACDMPSRRWNKPSIMLQCEANYSNAHGTPWVYKHQKIGKLVGMPVPGTMTSVSWETLQDPSLVFGIPIIGYRLPDGSYLENTQLEPDVKVANNPETVVKGEDTQLKVAVDELLKEIDSQNR; encoded by the coding sequence ATGAAGAAACTAATAACTTCTTTAGCATTGGCATTGACCGCATTGTCCGGCTATGCCATTACTCCTTTGTGGATGCGTGACGCACGTATTTCACCGGATGGAACGGAGATTGTCTTTTGTTATAAAGGCGATATTTACAAAGTCCCCGCACAGGGTGGAACAGCCGTTCAGTTGACAACACAAGCATCTTATGAAGCTAACCCTGTTTGGTCGCCCGACGGAAAGCAGATTGCATTTGCCAGCGACCGGAATGGGAATTTTGACCTCTTTATCATGCCTGCCGATGGCGGAACCGCTCAAAGGCTGACTTATCATTCCGCTTCGGAGATTCCCTCGGCTTTTACTCCGGACGGAAAGTATGTACTTTTCTCCGCATCTATTCAAGACCCTGCTGGCAGTGCTTTGTTTCCTACCGGAGCAATGACGGAATTGTATAAAGTTCCTGTTGGCGGAGGACGTATCGAGCAAGTGCTCGCTACTCCTGCCGAATGGGTTTGCTTTGATAAATCGGGGAAAAACTTTCTTTATCAAGACCGTAAAGGCTTCGAAGATGAATGGAGAAAACACCATACTTCTTCTATAACCAGAGATATATGGCTGTATGATACACAATCGGGAAAACATACCAATCTGACGAACCGGGAAGGGGAAGACCGTAATCCTGTGTATGCGCCTGACGGCAATTCTGTCTATTTTCTTAGCGAGCGCAACGGTGGTTCATTCAATGTATATAACTTTTCGCTGAATACTCCGCAAGAGGTAAAAGCGGTAACTACATTCCGTACGCATCCGGTACGTTTCCTGTCAATCAGCGATAAAGGTACATTGTGCTATACCTATGACGGAGAACTTTATACGCAGGAAGCCAATGCCCGTCCGAAGAAAGTAAACGTCGAACTTGTCCGGGATGACGAAAAGGAGATTGCTTCCCTCAAATTCTCCCAAGGTGCTACTTCCGCTTCCGTATCCCCGGATGGCAAACAGGTTGCTTTCGTTGTGCGTGGCGATGTTTTTGTCACTTCGACGGATTACACTACAACCAAGCAAATCACGAATACTCCGGGAAAAGAAGCCGCTGTGTCTTTTGCACCGGATAACCGGACATTGGTCTATGCCAGCGAACGGACGGGTAACTGGCAACTTTACACTGCCAAAATAGCCCGTAAGGAAGAAGCCAATTTCCCTAATGCAACTCTTATCGAAGAAGAAGTCCTGCTTCCTTCCAAAACGGTGGAACGTGCTTATCCGCAATATTCTCCGGATGGCAAGGAACTGGCTTTTATCGAAGACCGCAAACGCTTAATGGTACTTGACTTAAAAACGAAGAAAGTTCGTCAAGTGACGGATGGTTCTACATGGTATAATACCGGTGGCGGATTTGACTACGAATGGTCGCCGGACGGCAAATGGTTTACCCTCGAATTTATAGGCAACCGTCACGATCCTTATTCGGATGTAGGCATTGTCAGCGCACAGGGAGGGGAGATTACTAATTTGACAAATAGTGGATATATCAGTGGTGCTCCGCGTTGGGTCTTGGACGGAAACGCTATTCTTTTCCAGACTGAACGTTACGGTATGCGTGCGCATGCTTCCTGGGGTTCGCAACAAGATGTGATGCTGGTATTCCTGAATCAGGATGCTTATGACCGCTATCGCCTGAGCAAGGAAGACTTCGAACTGCTCAAAGAATTAGAAAAGGAACAGAAGAAAGCGAAAGAGAAGGAAGGCGACAAGAAGAAAGACGGAAATAAGTCAAAAAAGGATGAGGCTGACGAGGATAAGTCATCCGAAGATAAGACAGACAAGAAAGATATAGTTGTAGAACTTAACGGCATTGAAGACCGTATTGTCCGTCTGACTCCCAACTCTTCCGATTTAGGCAGTGCCATACTCTCAAAAGACGGAGAGAATCTTTATTACTTCTCAGCTATCGAAGGTGGATATGACCTTTGGAAAATGAATCTTCGTGAAAAAGACACGAAGCGTCTGCATAAACTTAATACCGGTTGGGCATCATTGATGTTGGATAAGAAAGGAGATATTTTCTTGTTGGGAAGCCGGATTATGCAGAAAATGGATGCGAAGTCGGATGCATTGAAATCAATCAGTTATCAGGCTGAAATGAAAATGAATTTGGCTGCCGAGCGTGAGGCGATGTTTGACCATGTGTACAAGCAGCATCAAAAACGTTTCTATAACCTCAATATGCACGGGGTAAACTGGGATGCTATGACTGATGCTTATCGTAAGTTCCTGCCTCATATTGATAACAATTATGACTTTGCAGAATTATTGAGTGAGTGGTTGGGTGAGCTGAATGTTTCACATACCGGAGGACGTTATTCTCCGAGAGGTGGAGGAGATGTGACCTCTAATCTGGGTTTGTTGTTCGATTGGGATTATCAGGGAAAAGGAATGAAAATCGCTGAGATAGTTGAAAAAGGTCCGTTCGACCATTCCCGTACGAAAGTAAAAGCTGGTTGCATTATTGAAAAGATTAACGGCGAGGAACTGGCTCCGGATAAGGATATTACCGCTGTATTGAATAATAAAGCCGGAAAGAAAACTCTGGTTTCATTGTATAATCCGCAGAACAAGGAACGTTGGGAAGAAGTGGTAATGCCTATTACTAGTGGAAAGCTTAACGGTTTGTTATATAAACGTTGGGTAAAACAACGTGCGGCAGATGTTGAGAAATGGTCGAAAGGACGTTTGGGATATGTTCATATTCAGTCGATGGGAGATGATAGCTTCCGTACTGTATACTCGGACATTCTAGGAAAATATAACAACTGCGAAGGTATTGTGATTGATACCCGTTTCAACGGTGGTGGCCGTCTGCACGAAGATATCGAGGTACTTTTCAGCGGTCAGAAATACTTTACGCAGGTAGTGCGTGGACGTGAAGCTTGTGATATGCCGAGCCGTCGCTGGAATAAACCGTCTATCATGTTGCAGTGTGAAGCTAACTACTCCAATGCACACGGAACTCCGTGGGTATACAAACATCAAAAGATTGGTAAACTTGTCGGTATGCCTGTTCCGGGAACAATGACAAGCGTATCCTGGGAAACATTGCAAGATCCTTCACTGGTCTTCGGTATTCCTATCATCGGTTATCGTTTGCCTGACGGCAGTTATTTGGAAAATACTCAATTGGAACCGGATGTAAAGGTTGCCAATAATCCGGAAACAGTAGTCAAAGGAGAGGATACACAACTAAAGGTGGCTGTTGACGAATTGCTTAAAGAAATAGACAGTCAGAATAGATAG
- a CDS encoding 3'-5' exonuclease: MKDFAAIDFETANGKRTSVCSVGIVIVRGGKIVNKIYRLIRPAPNYYTQWTTAIHGLTYDDTIEAEDFPDVWAEIKPLIEGLPLVAHNSPFDEGCLRAVHELYDMTYPDYKFYCTCRTSRKVFGKELPNHQLHTVAERCGYSLENHHHALADAEACAQIAIQIIPEPKRVKPAKKDDKDTHAGDLFDIFISQQAKKTK, translated from the coding sequence ATGAAAGACTTTGCAGCAATCGACTTTGAAACAGCCAACGGCAAACGTACAAGCGTATGCAGTGTCGGTATTGTCATTGTAAGAGGCGGTAAGATTGTGAATAAAATCTATCGCCTCATCCGTCCTGCTCCCAATTATTACACCCAATGGACAACAGCTATTCACGGACTAACTTACGATGATACGATAGAAGCCGAAGATTTTCCCGATGTATGGGCTGAAATCAAACCGTTGATAGAGGGATTGCCGCTTGTAGCCCACAACAGTCCTTTCGACGAAGGCTGTCTCCGTGCGGTTCACGAATTGTATGATATGACTTATCCTGATTATAAGTTTTATTGTACATGCCGTACTTCGAGGAAAGTGTTCGGAAAAGAACTTCCGAATCATCAGTTGCATACGGTAGCGGAACGATGTGGATATAGCTTGGAGAATCATCACCACGCACTTGCTGATGCCGAAGCCTGCGCCCAAATTGCAATACAAATTATTCCCGAACCAAAGAGAGTGAAACCGGCTAAAAAAGACGATAAAGATACGCACGCCGGAGACTTGTTCGATATATTCATCTCCCAACAGGCGAAAAAGACCAAATAA
- a CDS encoding DNA-binding protein, whose protein sequence is MSAYYDLYETPDVQNTGEKQPLHARIVPSGTYSQKEFIERVSHYQHFPQNMVDGVLGAVIDELGSLLARGYIVELGELGHLSVSLKCTQKVMTKKEIRSESICFDNVHLRTSKNFKLKVRREMRLERVPKSGRTVSKTEIPIEQRLQMLQEFLKKNGGITRIEYSRLTGVSRLKAVDDLNTFIREGKLRKRGAGRNVFYVWKLEE, encoded by the coding sequence ATGAGTGCGTATTATGATTTGTATGAGACACCGGACGTTCAGAATACCGGCGAGAAGCAACCCCTTCATGCGCGGATAGTTCCGAGCGGGACTTATTCCCAAAAAGAGTTTATAGAACGTGTGTCACACTATCAACATTTTCCCCAGAATATGGTTGACGGGGTGCTGGGGGCTGTAATAGATGAACTTGGTAGTCTCTTGGCGCGTGGCTATATTGTGGAGCTTGGAGAGCTGGGACATCTTAGTGTCTCTTTGAAATGCACTCAGAAGGTGATGACTAAAAAAGAAATCCGTTCCGAATCTATCTGTTTTGACAATGTACACCTGCGTACTTCCAAAAATTTTAAATTGAAGGTAAGACGGGAAATGAGACTTGAACGTGTGCCCAAATCGGGACGGACTGTTAGTAAAACGGAGATACCTATCGAGCAACGTCTTCAAATGTTACAGGAGTTTCTGAAGAAGAACGGAGGAATCACCCGCATAGAATACAGCAGGCTGACAGGAGTATCCCGGCTGAAAGCCGTTGATGATTTGAATACTTTTATCCGAGAAGGAAAACTGCGTAAGAGAGGGGCGGGAAGGAATGTGTTTTATGTGTGGAAGCTGGAAGAATAA
- a CDS encoding nitroreductase family protein — MDFYQVLEKRRTIRDFSDKKVTDEVLEKVLSAAFKAPTNDHLRQFEFIVVRGQENIARLISPVAENTRNIQQAGLEAAAGVMDKDEHAMFVDALSKQQRMLMQSNCLVLPFFRQKDFPLCQPADQSSLNYFASAWAAVENILLAATAEGLACAFRIPIGNEPEYVKHLVNAPAGYEFTCFLAIGYAAADAHICKQKEIRVGDRIHKNVW, encoded by the coding sequence ATGGATTTCTATCAAGTATTAGAAAAAAGAAGAACTATTCGCGACTTTTCCGATAAGAAGGTGACGGATGAAGTGTTGGAAAAAGTATTGTCGGCTGCATTCAAAGCTCCGACTAATGACCATTTGCGGCAGTTTGAGTTTATTGTCGTGAGAGGGCAGGAAAACATAGCTCGACTCATATCGCCTGTGGCGGAAAACACAAGGAACATTCAGCAGGCAGGGCTTGAGGCTGCTGCCGGTGTGATGGATAAGGATGAACACGCCATGTTTGTCGATGCGTTGTCCAAACAACAACGTATGCTTATGCAAAGCAATTGTCTCGTACTTCCATTTTTCCGGCAAAAGGATTTTCCGCTGTGCCAACCTGCCGATCAAAGTTCACTCAACTATTTTGCTTCTGCGTGGGCAGCCGTTGAGAATATTTTGTTAGCAGCAACGGCAGAAGGACTGGCGTGTGCATTCCGTATTCCTATCGGCAACGAACCGGAATATGTGAAACATCTCGTCAATGCTCCTGCCGGATATGAGTTTACCTGCTTTCTCGCTATCGGATATGCGGCGGCGGATGCACATATTTGTAAGCAGAAAGAAATCCGGGTAGGGGATAGGATTCACAAGAATGTTTGGTAA